A genome region from Candidatus Hydrogenedentota bacterium includes the following:
- a CDS encoding TolC family protein, protein MCRIVLFLLPAMLVFAENAAPIDAPQGPLTLRDAVVAALAGNPQLATFSYDIRVGDARMLQARLRPNPELSLEVEDIRLGSGARRESTTRALGLRPNAWLDSLGQLSEGGSFADVLASGLSSDGVSAEFERESQAGSGTFGNVEMTLSLSQLIELGGKRAARIAVAKSERAIAEWDYEVARFEVVGQVVSRFAETLAAQEHLKQERQVVELAEALAETVGRLAEAGSVSPLEGRRARAEAERARIDLTQRERELHQARVRLASTWGSTRPQFAEAVGDITQIVDVPPLDDLLARRDRHPMLKRWASELERRGAVLSLERTKRVPDLTLRLGYRATALNEGNAESISLGTEGVVSSRTNSRGDDWEHSLVLEASIPLPVRDRNQGAILEAELQEEKLGAERRAWDHDLITSVTESYSQAQASAERTESLAARVLPELESTYALTREGYERGKFDFLAVLDAQRAVVNTRMELLESRIAFQLAVADMERLLGAGILAGVDVHELTHRDTQNQRKDTNHE, encoded by the coding sequence ATGTGCCGAATCGTCCTATTCCTTTTGCCCGCGATGCTTGTGTTCGCGGAGAACGCTGCGCCCATCGATGCGCCCCAAGGTCCTTTGACTTTGCGTGATGCTGTCGTCGCGGCGCTTGCCGGGAATCCACAGTTGGCCACGTTTTCGTATGACATTCGCGTGGGAGACGCGCGCATGCTGCAAGCCCGGTTGCGCCCCAATCCCGAATTGTCGCTCGAAGTTGAAGACATACGACTGGGCAGTGGCGCAAGGCGCGAATCCACGACACGCGCATTGGGTTTGCGCCCGAATGCATGGCTCGATTCGTTGGGGCAATTGAGTGAAGGGGGATCATTTGCCGACGTACTGGCGTCGGGACTGTCGTCAGATGGTGTATCTGCCGAGTTCGAACGCGAATCGCAGGCGGGAAGCGGTACATTCGGGAATGTTGAGATGACGCTCTCGCTATCGCAACTGATCGAACTTGGCGGTAAACGCGCCGCTCGTATCGCGGTCGCGAAGAGCGAACGCGCAATCGCCGAGTGGGACTATGAGGTCGCCCGGTTTGAGGTAGTCGGACAGGTCGTCTCGCGATTTGCGGAGACTCTGGCCGCGCAGGAGCATCTAAAGCAGGAGCGACAGGTTGTCGAGCTTGCCGAGGCACTGGCAGAAACGGTCGGCCGTTTAGCGGAGGCGGGAAGCGTTTCGCCCTTGGAAGGACGACGCGCGAGGGCAGAAGCGGAACGCGCGCGAATTGACCTAACACAACGCGAGCGCGAATTGCATCAGGCGCGCGTGCGATTGGCATCGACGTGGGGTTCGACGCGGCCCCAGTTTGCGGAGGCCGTGGGGGACATTACGCAAATCGTCGACGTGCCGCCGCTGGACGATCTCCTGGCGCGGCGCGATCGTCATCCCATGCTGAAACGTTGGGCATCCGAATTGGAGCGTAGAGGTGCAGTCCTCTCGCTTGAGCGGACGAAGCGAGTTCCCGATCTGACATTGCGGCTGGGCTATCGTGCGACAGCCCTGAATGAAGGCAACGCGGAGAGCATTAGCTTGGGCACCGAGGGTGTCGTTTCCTCACGCACCAATTCGCGTGGAGATGACTGGGAGCACTCGCTGGTGCTAGAGGCTTCGATACCATTGCCGGTTCGTGACCGGAACCAGGGGGCAATTCTCGAAGCGGAACTGCAAGAAGAAAAGCTTGGGGCTGAGCGCCGAGCTTGGGACCATGACCTGATTACCTCGGTGACCGAATCCTATTCCCAAGCACAGGCATCAGCAGAACGCACCGAGTCGCTGGCCGCGCGTGTATTGCCCGAACTCGAATCGACGTATGCGTTAACGCGCGAAGGATACGAACGAGGCAAGTTTGACTTTCTGGCCGTGCTCGATGCTCAGCGCGCTGTAGTCAACACCCGCATGGAATTGCTTGAATCCCGAATCGCTTTTCAACTTGCCGTTGCGGATATGGAACGTCTCCTGGGCGCGGGGATTCTTGCAGGCGTAGACGTTCACGAGCTGACTCACCGCGATACTCAGAATCAACGCAAGGATACGAATCATGAATAA